A stretch of DNA from Limanda limanda chromosome 16, fLimLim1.1, whole genome shotgun sequence:
cgcTGAGAGAATCTACGACCTCAACATCCCGGCCGTCGTCAAGTTTGCCTACATGTCAGAGAGGGAAGACGAGCTGACCCTGGTCAAGGCATCCCAGGTCATGGTAATGGAGAAGTGCAGTGACGGCTGGTGGCGGGGCAGCCAGGGAGGCCACGTGGGCTGGTTTCCTTCTAACTACGTCCAGGAGGAGCTCGGAGGTGCTGAAGACGGAGGCGAGGGGGATTCCTCGAGGGGTTACCATGCAGTGTCTCAAGGGACTTTGATGGCCAATGGGTGCGCTGGTGGTTACGATGAGGTGCTCCACCTTGTTCAAACGCTCTACCCCTTCAACTcggtgacagaggaggagctgaactTTGACAAGGGAGAGGtcatggaggtggtggagaagccCGAGAACGACCCCGAGTGGTGGAAGTGTAAGAACTCGCGTGGCATTGTCGGCCTGGTACCTAAAAACTATGTGATGATTCTGGATGAGCAGCCCGGCCTGCCTTCCTCTAAGCCGAGCTCCCCGCAGAACCGGGTCGTGGCGCCGGCACGCTCAGGGAAGTTCGCCGGGAAGGACTGGTACTACGGCGGCGTCTCCAGACACCAGGCTGAGGCGATACTCAACgatagaggagaggagggggactTCCTCATACGAGACAGCGAGTCATCGGTGAGTGTGTGGGGTGAAGTCATCTCAGGgctgggaggaaaaaaaagaaagaggataTATCAGAaagatagaggaagagaggtgGCGTTTGGAAATCTATTTCCAAATTTGGAAATTAGTTTACAATGTTTCCCGCAGGATTAAGTCTATCTATAGCGGTAACTGGGGTGCACATGCATCCAGATTCAGAGTTGAATGTAGATTTAAGAGTGAAAGACAAGTTCTCGCATGAGAGAGAACTGCTTTGCAtaccactttgtgtgtgtgtatacacacaACTGCAGCTAAAACTGAGGTCTGACTGCATAGTTAAATGTAAATGAAGATATCATACATTCATCTCCACAGCTGTACAGTGCAAAACACTGGgttacagatgtttttatgaGAGGTGTAAAGACATTGTGGTTCAGTATGAAACGGTGGCAGGTGAAATTGGAATTTAGCAGACTGCCACAGTCTAGATGATTAAAGGGAAACACTAAGTTTGTGCGTActgtttttgtattcatttaataagaaatataaaaaaaaaattatctgaaTAGGATTAACGTGTTTGTGCTGTGGGACTAACCTTTAAGGGCAATGTTTTAGTGATCACATGATTATTCACATGTATACTCGGACCAAGATTAGCCAATCAGACGCAAGGATTTAACCCAGAGATCGCTCCTTTAGAAATTCCTAAGTAGatattaatttcattattttcattcatcaatGAATGGTCTCTATAAATCGTTCTCCATATTACTTGTTACATCAGACCAACTGTCTCAAACCCAAATATTAACTCTACAATAATAGAAAACAGGAAAGCAGCAAATATTCAGAAAAGATCAGATTGATTATTTTTGCAGAAATTGGTTTGCAGCGATACTCATAAGATGTTTTCCACAGACGAGCGTAACAAAAACATCAGAAGACAATACCAACACATACATTTAAATTGCACCTGAAGCTGGTCTGGAAAATTCAGTGACACAAATAGCTGCTGAATCGTTTTATGTAGCTCAGATTATAATTTCTGTGACATCTTAATCATACAGAAACAACAATTGTACATGAATTATGATGAAATAATAGAAAACTGTCTGTAAtggaaacaaaaaggaaacaactGTAGGAAAATGCAGTAGCTTGATTAATGTGGGCCCACGTGTTTAAATGTGAGAATatactgccacctgctggctgcatgtgtttttgtgtcacaCTCGTTTATTGAACCATATCaactcctctctctttctttgttttgcagCCCAGTGATTTCTCGGTGTCTCTAAAAGCAGCTGGTAAGAATAAGCACTTCAAGGTGCGGCTCGCGGAGGGAGTGTTCTGTATCGGCCAGCGCAGGTTCAACTCCATCGAGGAACTCGTGGAGCACTACAAGAAGGCCCCCATCTTTACCAGTGAACAGGGAGAGAAGCTCTACCTGGTCAAAGCACTGCTGTGATTCCCTCACCCTCACatctacactggatctcacacaaacacacaagtaatACTAACACCTCTCCCTAACTGTCTCAACTCAAGCCTTAGCTCTGAACCCTCCCGCTGTGGCGTCTCTACCAGACACTCAGTCTCTCCCTTGAGTTTTATCCGTCACCTTCCTGAGGCGACCGAGGTGAAAGTCTTTCTAGCTCTGAACGCCCGAGTCTGTGACCGCACTTCCCCAGCTGCATCCTTCACGTGCAGCTCAGTGCGTAGGAATATAAATACTTCTCCGGTCTGGACGTGCGAAGATGCAGTGACACACCTGCTGCTACCAGAGCGCCTGAGGCCTTGGTCGGGGGTCGAGCTCTCCTTCTGATGTCACACATGATACATTAACTTCCACGCACATTGTAGGTTAAAACCATTATTGCTCTTAATCCACACACAGAAGACGGACGTCATCAGTTCAGAGAGGACTCTGAGGGACCTTGCTCCGGTGTCGTTCTGTCGTCGCTGGCCATTGTTTTAGTTTGTCTcttaaatgtttgtcttttattttttcaaagcatatttaatttcctctctgGAGGTCCTCTCGGACAGCGACTTCACAAAGTGACCAGAATCACTCTCTTGCCTTTTTGTCCTTATTTTAACCATTCCTCTACATGACTCCCCATTTGAATTTTTGTCTTGCGTTACTATGACaacttcctccctgcttccgtCTCTTTCATTATTAGCGATGTTATAGAAAAATCTGAATACAGTCCTTCCTGTAATACTTCTATGAGGCAGCGGCGGGGGAAAGAATAAAATGGGGGAGAACTCTGAATTCCTGTAGAGTTTGAATGTTTATCAATGTAACCGAATGTGCCACCCTGTACCCGTACTGGCTCCAGGTCTGCACTGCACTCACCATACATTCATTCATCGCCCTCATGCTTTATACCATGTCACATTGTTCTGCAGTTTGTGTCTGTAGTTTAACAAGGATGCTGACTGAAGAATagcaatgaaaaaaagaaaaaacgtcttTGTTAAAACACTCCATCTGCTCCTGTGAGTGAACAGAGTCAGAAAAAGTACTTCTCATACACCACATAAAGATAATAATATCTTGTGTCAACAGAGAATTTTGCAGGAAGAAAGTGTCATTTTACAAAAAACGTTTAATAATAAGACCATAAAAGCACAGTTACAGTTGAAGGGCACCCTGAagctctttatttttcactcaCAGATTATTTGGAAATGAGGTATTCGTACATGAAGCCAGTGCAACAGCAGCTATTGAGCGTTTGCTAAGCCCCTCCTCTCCCGAACAGCGATGGTCCATTGGTAGCTGGGCAGGTGAGTGGACGCTGCAGGTCTGTCCAGCTAAACACTAATTAGCGCCAAACAGTTCATGGTGTTTGAAGATAAAGGATTTTTGAGGGATTGTGTTCTTTTCACAAGCTTTTCCAAAACCTGCTTTTTAGTCTGAAATCAAAAATATTCTCAAAAATTGGTAAATCTGCTACTATGATCAAGTTCCAACTGCATTTGCTTTGAGAGAATGAGACGTGGGACAGGCACAGCAACAGTAACTGAGTTTTTTAAATAACGACCATCGTTCCACTGTTGACAAACCAAATATACTGTCATCTGGGTCGGAATTAAAATAACTCTATAGTCCTACCAaacattttcctgtttatttttgcTATTTGCATTTGTTTACCGATGGAAGTGTTGATCATGGGGTACTCAGCTTTTATACCGTATATCTGAATGTTATTGAGCATTGTTATTTAATTCTTGTCTccactgtatgtatatattcaAATTAAGAGGAGGTGCATATACGAATCACTATGATCCAACTATGGTACTGTATCACCGACAACGTGATGAGAATTGAAATACTTTTGTTCAATAAAGAATTTTTGAAGAATACTAAAAAGGACCCCTAGTGAAGTGTGTGATGCGGCATGGTGGGACAGTGTTTGTAACTGTTAACTCACGGCAACAAGGTTCCCTAGATCGAATCCCGGTTTCTGCGTAGGGTTTAATGTGAATATGATTACTTGTGAGGTAttcaacccaaacacacacaagcctgaCCTTTTCAATTAATATATATGTAATGTGGGATTTAAACCAGTGTTTTTGATACAAGATTTCAATCCCCACCAAAATTGAACGGGTTCTTCCTGGACCTATTCTgtatccttccatcaagtttattttgattttttttggtaATATGagagttaaaaaatatatatataaaaaatatatatttaaatctttttttttttttaaattgttattatttaggaGTCGGCCatatctgcagagagagagagataaagtatgggaggggggggaaacactgacgtatagtaaaataaataaatatgggggcagagagagaaggggagaagtgctcagtgcatgaGAGTTCTCCaacagtgcatgatgggaattCTCCCAGCAGTCTAGACCTATAGAAGCATTACTAAGGGCTGGTTCAGGACTCACCTGATCCAGAACGTTAGTCTTTATCAAAGAGAAACTATTTAAGcttaattaaattaatgttaGGCGCAGGATCTTAAATCCATGCTGGATTTTACAGGGAGCCAATGCAGAGAAGCTAAGACAGAAGTCAAATGAAATCTCCTTCTAGTTCCTGTCACCACTCGTGCTGCTTTTTTACAGACTGTGAATTACAGTCATCCAGTCTAGAGGTAACAATTGGACGAGTTTCTTAGCATCCTTCTGAGACAGCATATTCCTAATGTTCATAATATTGATCAAGTGGAAGAAAGCTTTCATATATATGTGGGTCAAATAACGTGTCCTGGTCAAACATAACTCGGGCCAGGGGCCAAACTAATACCATCCAAGGTTACTATCGGCTCAGGCAGGGTTTCTCAGTGACTGTGGACTCAGAGGATCAGtagctgtatataaagacaatcagttagtctttctctctcatgtaTTTGACTCGTTATGATTTCTGTCCAGCAGAGGTCAGTGTTGGTctgagcacaaaatgttgacGAGTCCTTTTTCATGCTGTTTAAATGCAGTTTCATAAATTCTGGAGAGAATCGAACCAACTCTTAGTTtcttcatgtactgatcagggTCCTAATAAGGGTCCTGATAActgatgatttgttttattagttaaagtgagagcaggtcagagtggaggaggaaactgaaactccagctcggtcgCAACcacctgcagcctctgctctgatcactgagcagctgggACCAGAGCATCTaggtgttttcactgtttttcaacagctaggaATAGCTTGCTTCTGTCTGGAttgctcagttgaccaatccggCTCGagacctcctacctcatttacatatggacacaGAAATAtcgaaataaataaatgtggaaataaatttaataaataaattttttacttttgtgttaatttaaacattagttcatttatttcagcatttatttcagcatttgtctatttttcatgcattcatttgtttatttccgtatttatttcagcttttatcaatttatttattcttttatttatttattcttaagCCATTTTTTGGCCTACATAGATTTATCCTTTACGCATGAAGACGAGAGACTTGACTTAACcaaataatgatgataataataatcgtAATATAGTAATGttaatgatgaaaataatttttatacatttaaattatttatcatgTTTCATTTATGCTGTGGAGGAGCCTCAGGGAGCTTCTCCAGGTGAACCAGGCCTATAGTGGGCCAATCCACTCTCCCTAGATTCAAAAGGAGCGGCcacaagagagagacacacaagggaCACGTGAGAGAAACAGCAGAAATAGCACATATAGCTGGACCCTTTAAGTTGAGTTGAGTGTGATTTATATCTCTTGATTAAAGAATAaacagatgctgaaaagcaacagttttgtctctggctgtgtgtgggagacccCACTGGTCTAGGACATTGCTTTACAAAACAGCGGGCAAAATattatacactgctcaaaaaaattaaaggaacacttttttatcagggtattgCATgtattcaattgcacttttttgataattatctggtccgTTAAGTAGCAGGGGGGTTGttctagaggggcaacaatgagatgacccccaaaataggagtggttttgcatgtggaggccatttcaagtttctccctcttgatcacttcgactggttttccattagtgttggctttagctagagtcattatctctactgggagcatgaggcgatttcttagccctacagaagttgcacaggtTGTcaaactcctccaggatggcacatccatgcgtgccgttgcaaggagatttgatgtgtctcccagcataatctccagagcatggaggagattccaggagacaggcagttactctaggtgagctggacagggccgtagaaggtcctcaacccatcagcaggaccgatatctgctgctttgtgcaaggaggaacaggttgagcactgtcCGAGCcttacagaatgacctccagcaggccactggtgtgaatgtctctgcccaaacagtcagaaacagacttcatgagggtggcctcagggcgcgacgtcctgtagtgtgccctgtgctcactgcccagcaccgtggagctcgattggcatttgctagagaacaccagaattggcatgtccgccactggcgccctgtgcttttcacagatgagagcaggttcaccctgagcacctgtgatagacgtgaaagggtctggagaagccaaggagaagctgcctgcaacatcggtgggtcagtgatggtctggggaggcatatccatggagggacgcacagacctctacagcaggggtcttcaacgtttttcaggccaaggacccccaaacaggtagagagatggagaagggaccccctactatatacagtgccttgcataagtattcaccccccttggacttttttccattttgtacTGTTACTAAATGGAATTCAAATAGACTTAAACAGACTTTTTACCATTTGATCAACACAATATGCATAGTACTTTGAAGGTGCAAAATATCTTTAATTGTGACACAAACAGTAATGAGAACAAAAAAGTTGACATCTGTTGGGTGCATAAGTATTCCACCCCCTGAGTCAATACTTGGTAGAACCTCCTTTCGCTGCAATTACAGCTGCAAGTCTTTTGGGATATGTCTCTACCAGCTTTGCACATCtagagatggaaatgtttgtccaTTCTTCTTGTCAAAAAAGCTGAAGCTCAGTCAGATGGATGGACACCGTCTGTGAACAGCAATTTTCAAGTCTTGACATAGATTCTCAATTTGATTTAGGTCTGTGCTTTGACTGGGCCAGTTTAGTTTTGCATTGAGGCcaaaaagtttaattttggTCTCATCTGACCAGAGAACCATCTTCCACATGTTTACTGTGTCTCCCACATGGCTTGTGGCAAACTCCAAATGGGATTTCTCATGGTTCCCTTTCAACAACGACTTTCTTCTTGCCACTCCTCCATAAAGGCCAGGTTTGTAGAGTACACGACTAATAGTTGTCCTGTGGACAGATTCTCCCACCTCAGCTGTGGATctttgcagctcctccagagttaCCATGGGCCTCTTGGTTGCTCCTCTGAATAATTTTCTCCTTGTGTGGCTTGTCAGTTTGGGTGGACGGCCTTGTCTTGGTAGGTTTGCGGTTGTGCAACATTCTTTCCATTTTCTGATGATGGATTTTATGGTGCTTCGTGAGATGTTCAAAGCTTgggatattttttaaaaatctaacCCTGCCTTATACTTCTCAACAACTTTATCCCTGACCTGTTTGGTGAGCTCCTT
This window harbors:
- the nck2a gene encoding cytoplasmic protein NCK2a, with translation MTEEVIVVAKWDYTAQQDQELDIRKNERLYLLDDSKTWWRVRNATNQTGYVPSNYVERKNSLKKGSLVKNIKDTLGLGKTRRKTSARDASPTPSSDTEYPSNGSRGGGGAAERIYDLNIPAVVKFAYMSEREDELTLVKASQVMVMEKCSDGWWRGSQGGHVGWFPSNYVQEELGGAEDGGEGDSSRGYHAVSQGTLMANGCAGGYDEVLHLVQTLYPFNSVTEEELNFDKGEVMEVVEKPENDPEWWKCKNSRGIVGLVPKNYVMILDEQPGLPSSKPSSPQNRVVAPARSGKFAGKDWYYGGVSRHQAEAILNDRGEEGDFLIRDSESSPSDFSVSLKAAGKNKHFKVRLAEGVFCIGQRRFNSIEELVEHYKKAPIFTSEQGEKLYLVKALL